In one window of Mauremys reevesii isolate NIE-2019 linkage group 22, ASM1616193v1, whole genome shotgun sequence DNA:
- the SPIB gene encoding transcription factor Spi-B — protein sequence MLALESAQFDGSHYGYTYPEGSFYDLDSCKQTPSFPHYLSDAEGPTDPVVNWLELQDLGYEAFDSGQLAPLQNVQVSYTPGLYPQLSLEAVYSLEGAPPGQSHLPVDNYSTQPCAPYGACPPAGALASPPVSEDEEFPLESPALEVSDSDSDENLSAEGSPGYEAGSRRKLRLYQFLLDLLRRGAMRECVWWVEREAGVFQFSSKHKELLAHRWGRQKGNRKAMTYQKMARALRNYGKTGEIRKVKKKLTYQFGQALLGPPGANAPS from the exons ATGCTCGCACTTGAATCGGCACa GTTCGATGGGTCCCACTATGGCTACACG taCCCCGAAGGCAGCTTCTATGACCTGGATTCCTGCAAACAGACCCCCAGCTTCCCCCACTACCTGAGCGACGCCGAGGGCCCCACAG ATCCTGTTGTGAACTGGCTGGAGCTACAGGATCTTGGCTACGAGGCCTTCGATTCGGGGCAGCTGGCCCCACTGCAGAATGTCCAGGTCTCCTACACGCCTGGCCTCTACCCGCAGCTCTCGCTGGAGGCCGTCTACAGCCTGGAGGGGGCGCCACCGGGGCAGAGCCACCTCCCAGTGGACAACTACAGCACCCAG ccctgtgccCCCTACGGGGCCTGCCCCCCGGCCGGCGCCCTGGCCAGCCCCCCGGTCTCCGAGGACGAGGAGTTCCCCCTGGAGAGCCCGGCCCTGGAGGTGTCCGACAGCGACTCAGACGAGAACCTCTCGGCGGAGGGGTCGCCCGGCTACGAGGCGG GCTCCCGGCGGAAGCTGCGGCTCTATCAGTTCCTGCTGGACCTGCTGCGACGCGGCGCCATGCGGGAGTGCGTGTGGTGGGTGGAGCGCGAGGCCGGCGTCTTCCAGTTCTCCTCCAAGCACAAGGAGCTGCTGGCCCACCGCTGGGGGCGGCAGAAGGGGAACCGCAAGGCCATGACCTACCAGAAGATGGCCCGGGCCCTGCGCAACTACGGCAAGACGGGCGAGATCCGCAAGGTCAAGAAGAAACTGACCTACCAGTTCGGCCAGGCGCTGCTGGGGCCGCCGGGCGCCAACGCCCCTTCGTAG